The following nucleotide sequence is from Glycine max cultivar Williams 82 chromosome 9, Glycine_max_v4.0, whole genome shotgun sequence.
AACAGAAGTACACTTATTTTTAGTACATAATATTGAAATGCAACTTTAAAACTCCACTAAACTCCATATCCTTTTGCATTCTCATAATTGTAATGAGATAAAATCTTTTATCATGGTTCTCGAACCTTTAatgtaaagaagaagaaagcactTACAAAACCAACTTTCAACATCTATATATCTAATGATTTTGTTCATTCACTCCCAACATAAAATAATTCCTTCCATCCATTATGCTTTATgccatgtaaaatattttaatgcttatatatatatatatatatatatatatatatatataactgttCTTTTCAGGgtggaaattaaaatattcaattaaagaGTACATTGCTGAGTGCCCATGCTCATATCAAGATGAAGATTTGGTTTGGCTAgttgaaataatataatatacacgAAACAAGCTTATCAACAAGTTCCACCTTGATatcctctctcttttttttttcatccacacAGAAGGGTAGAGTTGTGGACCCTTTACTATTACGCGTATCCAGCTATTTAGGGCTTGTCTTCACTAGACACTTGTTTTAGTAGTAACATTTATTCTCTTTAATCATATAAATTTACGATTTTGATTCgtgtataaattattaactaataattcttattattagacatattaaattaattaaaaattattaaaaaccttTAATAAAAGACTATTAATGTGATATTAatcttatataattattgtaagtGGAATTGTGTGCGATAGTGtaagtaaaagaaatatttgCAGAGTAGCAGGGGAACATAGTATTATGAAAAATtgtgattaataattttttaataatcaatagttttgattaatttataattaatttaataacacaattaattaaaattatttattaatattttattaagagaatcaaaattattaatttataagactaataaaattaaataaaaaaaaattatggatttaaaaagtcaagaggatgaaaattataatttaagatAAAGGCAAATATCTCATATTTTCTCCCCCCGAATCGACCCCATGATCTAAATTACCGGCACCGAAAATGTAAAAGTGTCATATAGAATATACTCACGAAGAACTAGGAATAAAGATGGCGAAAACCAAAAACATTCATAACATAGCTCCATAGCTATAACATGTGTCAATAGTTCCACAAATagtacattaaaaaattgtacaatataacttttttaacgAGTAAAGGATGGGCCTAactcttaatttcttttatttttttggaggcCGTAACTCTTAATTTCTTGGATAGTGTTCAGCTTAATACGAGTGTGTTGCACTAGTTTTATTGAATATTAGGAAAAAAGAGAGACTTTgatcgagcatctctatattttcttaaaaaataataattaaaaaaaagataatggaagttaaataataataagtgaTTTACGAGGTATAATTGGAGGGTATTTTGGACTCCTTTTTGGGCTTGCCCCTTGACTCAGAGATAACAAGGCTATATATACCTCACATCAACATGAGCCACGGACACCAACAATTGTCTAACATTTTCTAACATCATCGAACCCAGGCTTCAATTATGGCATAAGCTCCAAAAATTCAACGTGAGCCACAGACTTTGGGGGCTATTATTTTGAATCATGGCTCATGACAACAAATTTGCTTTACTTGTCAAATACTACTATATTAGGTATTTGAAGCCTATATAGTATAAATTTAAGCTCATTTTGCACATATTTTACACTCTGACTTGACCGTGTAAGTATTTACAAATTTTGCTTCTAATTGAAATCGTTATTGTTGTCTAAGAATCCACCACGTTCTTTGGATGTGCCAAAATTCCTTTAAACAAAGGGTGTGAAATGGTTTGGAGAGtgtaattaataagaaaatagaacaaaaagagaagaaaattaaataaaatataagatagcGAGAGAAATAGTGATTTACCAACATtgttataaggataaaatagtatgtaaatttttttttatgcaaattaCAGTTTGTTATAAATAATCAttgtaaataacatttttaagatgatttattttttaagattattaatgtgagttgtcaattttttttaatgaaattatgattgaagaaagaaatatatcaaatattacAGTGATTTGAAGTggtttatttagtaaaaatatgcATAATTGTATAGAAATTAGTAAGAGGCAATAgacataaagtaaaaataaaacatgtggcacaaaattactttttattataacaatgcacatttgaactttgaaatttcaaatatattttataaattaattaatctcaTACACATAAATGAAGTCAAGTAAAGTGGAAAACCGTGTTTGAAACcgatattaataatttaatatcattaacTGAAGCTAAcgctattaaattttatttaattgtatctgattaaacttaaataacaaaaataggcTCGAATCAATTAAACAGATTAAGTTACTGTAATGATTGTTTTTAAGAGTTATTTTTTAGcagtttttttaatgataaaattttagaaaattttcttaatttcacaataaaaattattcatcttaaattgaaaatataatttatatttaaaaatatttgttaataaatttttttacatatttaaaattatttattacaaatattagttacataaaattatatttattctataCATTGTGCaaactaaattattaatatagtaaaaaaaatgagatataaatttaacttaaacAAAACTTTTTTCTGATAAGCAttataagtttgttttttttttatttttataaaatagacatTATAAGTacattaaagaaaacaaaatcagtacactaaaaaaaaaatcaaaagtgagTATCTTTTATTCTTCATTTGAGGGTACTccctttatctttatttttgaatacAAGTTCAATGTAGTTTTACAGAAAATCTAGTcttgaatgtaattttacagCAGTTATTAGGAAGAGCAATAAATAAAGTGCAGCCCTGGAATTTGAAGTCCAATGTGAAGTCaaaaaagtggagaaggacaGGTAACGGCACAGAAGACCACAgacagagaagagaagaaactgAAACAcagtagtaataataaaacaaagaagCAATGGCAAAAACGTAAATAAACCAAACAGAGAGTCTCATTAAGCAACTCCACCCTCATTATAAACCCGAACATGAACCCCTCTTTTCTTATGACACACCCTTCTCACTCTCCccattaaataaacaaagaaagagagaaagaaactcAACCTCGTTCGTTTCGTTCCTCCATGAAATAATGGCTTCCGTTTCTACTTTCTGTTTcgttctcttcttcttcttcttcctcacacAATGCTGGTTCTTAACTTCAGCAAAGAAAACCTACATAGTTCACATGAAACACCACGAAAAGCCTTCGGTTTACCCCACACACACTGACTGGTACAGCGCCAGTCTTCAACAATCTCTCACTCTCACCACTGCCGATTCAGATTCCGATTCCAATCCGTTACTCTATTCCTACACCACCGCCTACAACGGTTTCGCCGCGTCCCTCAACGACGAACAGGCGGAACAGCTTCTCAGATCCGAGGATGTTCTCGGAGTGTACGAGGACACGGTGTACCAGTTGCACACCACCCGCACTCCTGAGTTTCTAGGGTTGGAAAAGGAAACAGGGCTTTGGGAGGGTCACACCGCACAGGATCTCAACCAGGCTTCCAATGACGTCATCATTGGGGTCCTCGACACCGGAGTGTGGCCGGAGTCGCCGAGCTTCGACGACGCAGGAATGCCGGAGATTCCGGCCCGGTGGCGCGGCGAGTGCGAGACGGGTCCAGATTTCTCCCCCAAAATGTGTAACAGGAAACTCATCGGCGCTAGAAGCTTCTCTAAAGGTTTCCATATGGCCTCAGGGATTGGGGTGAGAGAGAAGGAGCCAGCGTCGGCACGTGACAGGGATGGTCACGGGACCCACACGTCGAGCACCGCCGCGGGGTCGCACGTGACGAACGCGAGCTTATTAGGTTATGCGAGCGGGACCGCGCGTGGGATGGCTCCCACCGCACGTGTGGCTGCTTATAAGGTTTGCTGGACCGACGGCTGCTTCGCCTCCGACATTCTCGCCGGAATGGACCGTGCCATCGAGGACGGCGTCGACGTCCTCTCGCTCTCCCTCGGTGGCGGTTCCGCACCGTACTTCCGCGACACAATCGCCATCGGCGCGTTCGCCGCCATGGCGAAAGGTATCTTCGTTGCATGCTCCGCCGGGAACAGTGGGCCCCAGAAGGCCTCGCTTGCCAACGTGGCACCGTGGATAATGACGGTTGGTGCAGGAACCCTAGATCGTGATTTCCCTGCCTACGCTTCTCTCGGTAACAAAAAAAGATTCTCCGGTGTTTCTCTCTATAGTGGAAAAGGAATGGGGAACGAACCGGTTGGTTTGGTTTATGACAAAGGCTTGAACCAGTCAGGTAGCATTTGCTTGCCCGGTTCGCTTGAACCGGGTCTGGTTCGTGGGAAGGTGGTTGTTTGCGACCGTGGAATCAACGCGCGGGTGGAGAAAGGTAAGGTGGTGCGTGATGCCGGTGGTGTTGGGATGATTCTCGCGAACACAGCAGCGAGTGGGGAGGAGTTAGTTGCGGATAGTCACCTGCTACCGGCTGTGGCAGTTGGAAGAATCGTGGGGGACCAGATCAGAGCCTATGCTTCTTCCGATCCTAATCCAACGGTGCATCTTGATTTCCGTGGAACAGTATTGAACGTTAAGCCTTCACCAGTAGTGGCAGCTTTTAGTTCCAGAGGGCCCAATATGGTTACCAGACAGATTCTGAAACCGGACGTTATTGGGCCTGGGGTTAACATCTTGGCCGGGTGGTCCGAAGCAATTGGGCCATCAGGGTTATCCGATGACACTCGGAAAACTCAGTTCAACATCATGTCAGGTATATTTTGTTTCCATCttcaatgaatttttgttttcttttttgattttaACAACAACTAGTGTAATAACTCATGTCATGCAATTGAATTGTTATTGTAGGTACATCTATGTCTTGTCCACACATAAGTGGATTGGCTGCCTTGTTGAAAGCTGCACATCCGCAATGGAGTTCTAGTGCGATAAAATCAGCCCTAATGACAACGGCAGATGTACACGACAACACCAAGTCCCAACTCCGGGATGCGGCAGGGGGTGCATTTTCCAACCCATGGGCTCATGGTGCGGGCCACGTGAACCCACACAAGGCACTTTCCCCTGGGCTTGTCTATGATGCCACACCAAGTGACTACATTAAGTTCCTATGTTCCTTGGAGTACACACCTGAACGCATACAACTCATTACTAAGCGTTCAGGTGTTAATTGTACTAAGAGGTTCTCTGACCCTGGCCAGTTGAACTACCCTTCATTCTCTGTTCTCTTTGGCGGTAAGAGGGTCGTGAGGTACACACGAGTCCTGACCAACGTGGGCGAGGCAGGCTCCGTCTATAACGTCACCGTGGATGCACCTTCCACGGTGACGGTAACGGTGAAGCCCGCCGCGCTCGTGTTTGGAAAAGTAGGGGAAAGGCAAAGGTACACGGCAACCTTTGTGTCCAAGAATGGTGTCGGGGATTCCGTTAGGTATGGATTTGGAAGCATTATGTGGAGCAATGCGCAACACCAAGTTAGGAGCCCAGTTGCTTTTTCTTGGACTTTGTTGTGAgattattgctttttttttttttaactgcacAGCCACTATTCCAAGCCCAACCAAACATGCCTTTTGCCTGGAGCTGATTGAGGCTTTTGTTGATGTCAGCCAACActattattaacattatttagTTGGACATTTAGAaggttgtgtattttttttttaattgtgagaattgaagaaaaaaagagaggtgAGATTGAGAAGAAGAGCGAGGAgagatgcttgttttctttgtttattgTGTGTATCCAGTAAAAACAAATGTTACAAAACAAGGGCGTTGATGGTATGTATAAACGACTGGCTCTAATTATCCTTAAGAATGAGATTTCATTTTTctcctcaatttttttacttattatatgttttttgttacaatttttctcagtgtatatatatatatatattaaaaaggtaAACCACGCTTTTATTTAGTCCGTGGAAATATTTTAGAATGTTGgttttaatcttataaaaatttagTACTGAATAGCACAAATgtgtttttaattcataaaggactaaaactatattataaatttagggattaaattaattttttataggaattaaaatcaatatttagaAACATCTTGagagacaaaaatatattttattttattaaaaatcataatgatAAATTGGACAACTTAATTTAGATACAATTGCATTTGTAGTGTTGTTTCCTGATCAGAGTTTGATTTCAGAAGTCCATGTAAATAATTGACGTGAAACTTCATTTACCATCGGAAAACGTTACCCCAAATATTCACAGAtctgtatttaaattatttcctaATGAATTTTAGTAATTAACTACCACATTAATTTGCAACTTCCCATTGCTTTTTAATTTGGCATGATTCGAATATTTTAGAAGCCCAAAGTTATTTTGGGCAGAATCAACTTATTCCAGAagaatatttcatttaaaagaTTCGAATCTCTAAGTTAATGAAAATCGAAAAACCTTATCGCTGCCAATTCTCCTGTGGTCAGATGGGCTATGTTTACAAATATGGAAACACTCCACACTGAATTTCTCTTGTTTTTATCGTTCTCTTTCATTTCATCTACATGAGTGCAATTAATTAGACGAGTGAAGGTGTTATCTAGTTCTTCGACCATAGTACAAACAAACTATAGTGTCCTCTGAGTTAAAACTTGAAACATTATTTCAAATCTAGGTGCTGAAAGGAAAAGACACTTCATGTGTCATTAAACAAACAGTTAcgaagaaaagatagcacatGGTCATCACATATTTTTCGCTGCCATTCCAATTTCATCGATCACCAACTTTTTCTTGCAGGGTTAAACGGGGGTGGTAAAAAAAGGGTAATATTTATATTCCTgacttcaaaaatcaaaagggattttaaaaaactaaacaaattcAAATCGACGAACGAGGCAATGAGCTAAAACAAAAAGTTTTGGCccgttaattgtttttttttttttttttgtgtgtgcttTAACCTTTTGATTATTCATCTTTACTTTACTTTTAAGAGAAACAACTTTTGTTtcctcaaattaaaaaaattattggatgCTGACTTTATTTATCATTCaagagtatattaaaaaaataataatattatcaatagaaattaaagaaaatgattaataatCAAGGTATTTGTTACTAGCTTCCATGCTAAGAATATGCTAATCATACAATGGATCCGGACTCCACGGCATTTTTCCCCTATTGCATCTTTCATTTCACATGTAATGATACTGTCTGGAAATTCAGTGCAGCAAAGAAATGAAAGAGGTCAAATTTTTTGTAACCCATAATTGCTAGTGAGAAATATTACATTTGCTTCTAGTAAGTAGTAGTATCCACATGATGAAAAAGATTAACAGgacatttataattataaacttCTATATTTCCAATTTCATAAAATTGCTActataaatacaatttttatagacaaattttatttttttgtgatacTATACTAGAAACATGAACAGGGGTTCCAACAGGAATTTGTACAACAGCAACATGGACGAACCTTGGGACATTTTTTTGGGCCTGACCAAGAGCAAGAGCAAGAGCATTTGCAAATGCAGCAAGAGGGAAAAGGCCACCCAATATTGCAACTTGGGAGAGTGCAACAAATTTTGCAACCACAACTATCTTTGCAGCAATGTGATATTCCATTAGGGCAGCAAGAGCAATTGGTAGATGGAAGACAACTAGAACAGCAATTGCATGGCATGCAGTGGGAACAACAACTTGACATGTTTTGATGTTCAAAGCACCCATCACAGCACCAATGGCAGATCCAAGACAAGTTAAAGCAAGGGATGTCACTGCAGAAAAAGGCCACACTCATGTTATTCAAGTAAgtagtgatattttttttctgataggaaaatattaatttgttattttgttagaaATGTCCATTGGGGGATTTGAACTCGTGACCTCTCTTCCCTCGCTTCTTCTTTCACTCTTCCCCAACCACTGGACCAACCTTATATCTTCTAAAAAGAAAATGGTTACTCTTCAAGAAAGAAGTAATATGGttactcataattttaaaacctgtctatttttttttatttatttttttaaattgttggtTCTTTAAGTTCTTTAGGTAGCTGGTGCAAGTGTGGTATGGGAATGTCAACAATTTTGAAGCATACATGCATCATTAACTATTGTAAAAGGTTTATTACATTAGAAGTTGCtggtataaaatgaaaaaagaaaacagctTATGAATTATTATCTGGTTCATCTCAGACATAAGAAAGTGTATCTCAGATATACACACACAACACTTGTTAGATTCAGCAGTATGCGAGTATGAAGCTAAGCTAAGGATACAAGTGGCTAGAAAACTAGGCATGATCTTTTGAAGTTAGGCATAAGTCAGCGTGTCATTGCTAAATCAGACTCTAACATTGCCTTCTACACAGAATCCCAAATAGTCACTAGTGACATTAGGACACTTATTAAGGAagtaaaaatagatttttttttttttaaattgagatacataaaattacattcctctataatttttaaatgtgttctcatataatttttaataaaatgttttttcttttaatccctTAATCAATGTCCTTATGACACTTAAGGTCACTGGGTTAGCAAGAACTTTCAACTTAATAAATCaactaacaaaatttattaacaaaaaagggTACCACAGCCACTTCCAGAAGCTACATGACCGGTGGTTCTTCTTGCTCCTGCTTGAATGAgaaagatataattaaaaatcatgatattttatttttaaactgacAAGGGAAGTTTGGCAAGAGCATTTCTTACGTAGGTAACAGAGGATCTGAGTTTGCCATCACAAAATCGGCAATCCTGCAATATTGTTGCATTCAATTAACAAAGTGGACTTAGCTAgcaataatgaattaaaatattctGAGTAATTTCTCTAGTTTCATAATCCAAATGTTATACAAGCAATTCCACAAATACACATACTCTTTGCAGCATCTTGAAGCTGGTTGAAGGCCTTCAGAAGATTTTAACTCTTCCTGTTTGATGCaaatttgtcaataatttttgttaattaacacCAAAAGAGGCCAGAAAGGGAAGGTATCAGTACTATTTAACAAGGTTGCAAATAAAGTGTCTATGCACAGATTTAATGCAAAATTGTAAGATTGATAGTGGTATCACGATGCCATGTAATGCGTCATTCTTTGCAATTTTCTTAAGACAACAATATTTGTTAGAGGATAAAATTGGAACTGATGTTTGAATATCTCATTAAAAACTGAGAACACCAGTCAATTTGAAAGTTTTTTCAAAGGCTATAAATTACAGTCATTTTAGAacagagaaaataattttaacatgcAATTCCATAACTACATAAGATTCACAATCTTGGAAACTATGACCTACTGTGAGTCCTTCAATTGGCATCCAAGGAGCACAGTTTAAAAGTTCAGCACTGTTTTTACTTTTCCTCTCTCCATGCTTAATAAATGTTAGTGGTTGGCTCACAATGACAACTTATAATTCAGTAAATTATTGAATATTAATAAATGCTAATTTATTGTGTTTGGATGTGAAATGAAGCATAATGCAGTAgagggtaaaaaaataatatccgTCCTGAAAAAAAAGGCTAGGTCCCATACAccgaaaataaaaggaaaaaataaagttaaaacggATTGCAATGAAACACAGAAAAAAGACAATAAGACAATCTATAATCATTACATTATATTTCACTCAATTCTAACTCTTTCTTTCGATCTAAAGGTAATCTCTAAAGGCATAAGACCACTCGAAGTGGTAATCAATTAGTTGCAAAATCTTCTGGCAAAATTAAAGAACACCCTATGTTCATGTGCAATTATACGTTGAAAGTCTATCTACTAATGATTCCCACATCCCCAATGAACAGTGCATTCATCACTCTGTTTCTTACTTAAAAAGTATGGTTTTGATCATGAAATGTAATGGTAACAGACTAACAGGTGCTAAAAGTGAAGAGGATTTGGTAATAGTAGAAATCAACACCTCACACTAGACAAAGTCATAATTAACAGTCACGTATTATAGAGTATACAATAACTCAACACAGGTATTCTGTTCAACCAACTCAGTAGTAAATGTCTGGAAAGAGAGTTTAAGTGGTGAATTTACAGTTTAACAAAGTAAAACCAACCTCGAGGAAACTTATCTCTCTTTCCAGCATCTGAATCTTGGCCATTTCGCGACGCTTTCCATACAAATCTGGGCACGAAGGAGGCGCCGCCTTAGGAGAGGGCAGTGGCAGAGAGAGAAGGATGTTGGAAGTTGCCCTTGTGGAAGTGCTCATCACTGCTCTCTCAATTGAACTTAGTAAATGCCCCCaacagaagaagaaataaacagTGCTAGTTAGCAGAAAGGGATAGTAGCAGTAGTAGTAATAGTATTGGTCATTGTTGATGCTCAAGTAAGAAATAAGAGGGTGATGAAGAGTGAGTAATGTAACTGTAAGTGGCAAAGGAGAGGAGGCACatcataatattatttgagtCTGTTAAGGTGTGAATGCCACATGAAATGACTGTGGCAGCGGCAGTAAATAGGGGGCACAGACAAGGGACAGTTAagaacacactcacacacacacacacacacacaaggtAACAAAAAAACGAACTAGAGATTGGAGTTTTGCCAGAAGAAACAAGGCCTCAATAGTG
It contains:
- the LOC100797543 gene encoding subtilisin-like protease SBT1.8, whose amino-acid sequence is MASVSTFCFVLFFFFFLTQCWFLTSAKKTYIVHMKHHEKPSVYPTHTDWYSASLQQSLTLTTADSDSDSNPLLYSYTTAYNGFAASLNDEQAEQLLRSEDVLGVYEDTVYQLHTTRTPEFLGLEKETGLWEGHTAQDLNQASNDVIIGVLDTGVWPESPSFDDAGMPEIPARWRGECETGPDFSPKMCNRKLIGARSFSKGFHMASGIGVREKEPASARDRDGHGTHTSSTAAGSHVTNASLLGYASGTARGMAPTARVAAYKVCWTDGCFASDILAGMDRAIEDGVDVLSLSLGGGSAPYFRDTIAIGAFAAMAKGIFVACSAGNSGPQKASLANVAPWIMTVGAGTLDRDFPAYASLGNKKRFSGVSLYSGKGMGNEPVGLVYDKGLNQSGSICLPGSLEPGLVRGKVVVCDRGINARVEKGKVVRDAGGVGMILANTAASGEELVADSHLLPAVAVGRIVGDQIRAYASSDPNPTVHLDFRGTVLNVKPSPVVAAFSSRGPNMVTRQILKPDVIGPGVNILAGWSEAIGPSGLSDDTRKTQFNIMSGTSMSCPHISGLAALLKAAHPQWSSSAIKSALMTTADVHDNTKSQLRDAAGGAFSNPWAHGAGHVNPHKALSPGLVYDATPSDYIKFLCSLEYTPERIQLITKRSGVNCTKRFSDPGQLNYPSFSVLFGGKRVVRYTRVLTNVGEAGSVYNVTVDAPSTVTVTVKPAALVFGKVGERQRYTATFVSKNGVGDSVRYGFGSIMWSNAQHQVRSPVAFSWTLL
- the LOC100817458 gene encoding guanine nucleotide-binding protein subunit gamma 3, producing MSTSTRATSNILLSLPLPSPKAAPPSCPDLYGKRREMAKIQMLEREISFLEEELKSSEGLQPASRCCKEIADFVMANSDPLLPTSKKNHRSCSFWKWLCDIPCFNLSWICHWCCDGCFEHQNMSSCCSHCMPCNCCSSCLPSTNCSCCPNGISHCCKDSCGCKICCTLPSCNIGWPFPSCCICKCSCSCSWSGPKKCPKVRPCCCCTNSCWNPCSCF